TGTGCATCATCAACGACACGGCTCAATTCAACAAGGTGACAGCCGACTACAAGTTCATCTGTTTGCCTGATCATCGCTGGAGGTGCGAGGtgtacttggaaggacagtacGTGGCAGCAGGAGTGGGTGTCAAAAAGCAGGTGAAGCACATTGCAGCACAGGAGGCCTTAGACACCCTGAGACAGACGCAGGCCGTGGTCAAGTCCAACCTGAGGAAGGAGGGTCACAACGGAGCCATCTCACGCTCCCAAATCCTGCGTCGGTCCGGGGAGGAGGCCATGAGGCAGGAGATAAAGGAGGACAACATTGGGAACCAGCTGCTGCGCAAGATGGGCTGGACGGGAGGAGGCTTGGGCCGAGACGGAGAAGGCATCGCAGAGCCCATTAAAGTGAAGGAGCAGTTCTCCAGAGAGGGCTTGGGTATGGACAGGGACAAGTTGGGGAGCCAGCTTAGCAAACGGGACATTGAAGACATAATCCGCAACTATGTCAGCTCGGATCGACAGGATGACCTGCGCTTCTCCACCGACTTGACCAACGACGAGCGCAAGCAAATCCACCAAGTGTCTCAAAAGTACGGCCTACGGAGCAAGTCGTACGGACAGGGCAGGCAGCGCTTCCTCATCGTCAGTCGCAGAGTGGACACGAATCAACTGATTGGCCAGCTCCTGCAGGAAGGACAAGTGGGCCGCTACGAACTTGTCAAACCTCAGGCTTTGCACTAGTTTGATGGCAACTACAGCTGCCAACTTTCACCACAAAACAAATCAGAGTGCAACTAATCCACGTTCGTGATTTGGACTCTTCAGATAAGGTCTGGAAGCTTCCTGCATTCCTTTCCCACGAAATGTCTCAGatcttttacatttgtttccaCAACACCTTTACGTTCATGTCAGCTTGTGCCCAGTGTCTTGACGAGAGTCATTATTTCCTTAGGCACCAAAAGTTCGAGAGACTATTTCACTGTGTGTAAAACATGCAATGCTTGTCGATTCATGTAACAATGGGACTATGGAACCATTAATCTGATGGAAGTTaagcattttttggggtgcaACACTCTCCGTTATGGTAGCACTTTCTATGGTTATTGTACATGAGCTTCGTCTACATTAAcacagtgtccccccccccccccccccgacatgtcCGTGAATAAAATGAAACTGGCTTGACAGGGCCTAGCTTCATTGAATGGGAAAACCAGTAATGTATATCTTTTTATTTAcaagaaaatgtacattttgttaCATGGGTTACCAGTGAACTTTACCTAGACAAATCATCCTGTATGATCACTCCACTCTGACCACTGATTTATGTATGATTGTGAAGTAGATTAGAAATCTAGTCTTTAAATGtcagtactgtattttgttaatgAAACCAAGTGCCCAAATGGGGCATTCATGTCTTGTACTTAAAACATAACATCTGAAATCCAGAAGGCAGTTTGTAAGAGGGATGAATCAATGTCCATTTCAGGTTAATTCTAATGCTTCAATGAAAAATATCAGTCCCACTTGAAAGGCTTTAAAAGGCAAAACAAAGCACgctgaaacaaaaagaaatatccataaatacatattttttgtggaaataaGAACAGTAGGTGGTTTTACAGCAAGCACATAGTTAGCAGCCACTTTGCACAAAAAAGAGACAAGTAACCCAGATATAACAAGAtacattaactttttttaaacacctttAACCTGATGATGGCATTCGGCAGAAGTGAACGCCACAAACACGACAGCGTATAAACTTGGcaaccgactttttttttttttttttggaagggggaCAAAGCGTATACTGTGAGTGAGATGAGTTGATGACCCGGACACACTGTTCGTGGCGGGGACCACGATAATGATGACAGTGACGAGGGTCAACAATCGCGCCAGCTCTGTTCAACAATAGCAGAAACTCTCTTCTCGTACTCTCGCTTGTTCTCCTGGTACAGCTGCGCCGCCTGGCTGTTGGCTGGACTGTTTGGGTTGGGCTCATCGAGTAAAGACTTCAGAAAACGCAACAAAAGCATGTCAGCggatcacaacagccagcatcATAAATGTGGCGTTTGTTACCTGTATTGACGTTAATATTGAAGACACATCATAAGTGGGACTCCAACGATTCTGAAGTATATCTAAGCATATGCTGCCATCGGCATATACTGCAAAAAGGAGGAAACAAAGTGTGTTAACTATTGATGGTACAAGACAACTTCATTATATAATAATACAGCATAATCACAACTGACCCCCACTGACTTACCATTAGGATGAAACATTTTAGAGACAAATCTCACTGTTGGAGGCTTATTTGGATATTCCTCTGTGAACTCTATGGTAAGTTTGAATGTTCCTAGAAGACGGAAAAAAATCCCATCAGCATCGCAGAATATTATCAAGTATAAAAGCTTTGGCATCACAATGTGATTTCCGCACATACGTTGAAGAATTATTCGGGGGGGCGGGACCCAGCCTCAAGTACTACTTTGGCGCTACAGTATCTTGTGGCATCAAAGTGACAATGCCTTACCAGTAGCTGTGTGTTTTATTACCGAGTACCAgcagcaatataaaatatattttgttaaaGATCATGGAGATGTAATCTAATAACAAGACTTCTTTTATTCAAAAGTGAGGATCCCTTGTAGATTAATCAAGTACGTTATAACAAAACTTGAATGATTGTAGACGACTTACCATCTTCAAAAGGAGTTCCCTCTGGCCTAAAACAGATAAACAAGTTAGTGAGATGTCAAATGTCAGAATCTTGTTTCATTATAGTTGAAAGCCAATTTACCCAAAAATGACAGCATTCCACACCATTATATTGTTTTCTGAGGGGGCCCCACTGACTCCAGCTGGAGGATCTTCTTGCAGCCTGACGAATAGAACCCAGAAGCGAGTTGATGTAACGATAGTGTCATGATGGATAATACTATTTCTAGTAATCTATGGGTATTTTATCGAGGTTTGGGTTTGACACGAAAATGAATGTTTACGTTCAGTATATAAAAGCACCACCTGAAATACTTACTGGCAAGGCGAACCGTGGCCGTACGCATCACGGACTAAAATGCTAAAACTGGTATCGACGTAGGTTTTTTGTAAACATTTATAAAGCATCCCGCCAGTATCTAACCTCGTTGACTTTACACTttaaacaaaacagcaccttgACAAAAGAATGAGTTGCTCCAAAACACCAAATAATTTGATGACAGCGAGTAAATATAGCAACCCTCACGGGCTAGCCCTCGGGTTGCTAATGTTAGCTTTTAGCTACTTGCCTTGTTTGTCTCGCTTACCGTTTAAAATCTCTCATTAAACGTCGTCTCGCCGGAGTTGACATCCTGCTCACGCTTAAATGTACGTATCGGGGGCACAGGAGACCGAGCTAAAGTAGAAGGGCGTACGTTTTTATTCTATGTAAGTGATTAGTTTCTACACTAAGCTAACTCGACGCCGATTGTTAGTTTGTCAAATATTTGGCTGCCTACGGACACAACCATAAGTATTAGAAAGGGGACACTGTTGCCATGTGGCCCAACTTTACTGACTTTCAGATAGCGAGAACCGCATTAAATTATATTCTGGTGTGAATATATATCCGGATATTAAGGTACACGCGTGATAGGTGTAATATCGTCATATTTAAAGCAACTGCATTTGACGGCGTTCGCCGCACAAATGGAATATTCCAGAAACGATTACGTCATATGTCAACTGCCCATACTAAATGTTTGCAGACTTGTATTTTATAAGGCTTTATATATGTACCCA
This window of the Hippocampus zosterae strain Florida chromosome 1, ASM2543408v3, whole genome shotgun sequence genome carries:
- the ube2a gene encoding ubiquitin-conjugating enzyme E2 A translates to MSTPARRRLMRDFKRLQEDPPAGVSGAPSENNIMVWNAVIFGPEGTPFEDGTFKLTIEFTEEYPNKPPTVRFVSKMFHPNVYADGSICLDILQNRWSPTYDVSSILTSIQSLLDEPNPNSPANSQAAQLYQENKREYEKRVSAIVEQSWRDC